TCCGAAAGCGCATCCGCGCGCTCGATCGTGGGGTTATCGACGCCGTGCAGCAGCATGTTCATGCTCGCGATACGCGCCATCGCGGCATCCGAGTCGTACCCCGTGAACATCGGGCCGTTGAAGTGCGTTCGCGACCCGGCATCCGCCCAGATCTCGGGATGATGCTCGCGCAGGTGCTCCTCGGCCGCGACCAGGAATCCCGCGGTGCCGACGGCCGGGTCGATGATCACGTCATCGGGCCGCGGCTGCTGCAGATCGACCATCAACTTGATGATGTGCCGCGCGGTGCGGAACTGCCCGTTGGTGCCGCTCGTGGCGAGCTTGCCGAGCATGTACTCGTAGATGTCGCCCTTGGTGTCGCGATCGTCCATCGGAATGTCGGCCAGCAGGTCGACGACCTTCGTCAGCAGGGCCGGCGTGGGGATGGTGAAGCGGGCGTCGCGCATGTTGCGCGCATAGCTCGACCCCTCGGCGCCGAGCCGGCGCAGCCAGGGGAAGACATGCTCTGACACGACGTCGAACATCTCGGACGACGAGTAGTTCGTGAACACGCTCCAGCGCAGGTCGCGGTAGGGGCGCGGCGAGACGGCGTGTTCGTCGTGGCCGACGGGGAAGATCGGGTTCTCGACAGGATCACCGAAACGCGAGGCCTTCTTCTCGGCGAGCAGTTGCAGATCGTCGAGACGCTTGATGAACAGCAGATACGTGATCTGTTCGATCACCTCGACCGGGTTGGCGATGCCGCCTGACCAGAAGGCATCCCACACCTTGTCGACTTGGCGCCTCAGCTCACCCGTGACCACACCGTCTCCCCTCGAACGTGCAACTCTCCTACGGTAGTCGAGGGGGTCGGACATTCACTGCGCGCGAAAGTCGGCTGGCGACTATCCGCACGCTATGTCGGATCCACCACCACGCCCGGTATGCTTTTGTCATACCGGGCTGAACCTGGAGGTGACGAATGGCTGTTCGCAAAGTGGCGATCACTCTGCCCGAGGAGCTGTTCGAGATCGTCGAACGTGCTCGGGCGGTCGAGCATCGCACGCGCTCAGAAGTGATCCAAGAGGCGCTGCGGACGCACTTCGGCGAGGCGATCTTTGTTCCCAGCGATGACGAGCGGCGGCTGCTGACGGCTGCGCTCGACGAAGCTGCGCAGTCGCCGGAGCGTACCCGTGAGTGGAGCCAGGTCCGCGCGGAGTTGCGCACCGAACGGTGACGGTCCGACTCACCGATCTCGCGGCGGCCGATCTGGCGGAGGCGCGCAACCACTACCGCGCGATCGCCGACGACCTGGATCAGCGTTTCCTCGATCGACTCGATCTCACCATCGCCCGCCTGCTCGCCTTTCCGCAAGGCGCGCCGCCCGTCGACGGCTTCCCCGGCGTCAGACGAGCCCGGATGCGTCAGTTCCCGTACGGAGTGTTCTACCGTCTCGATGGAAACGACATCCTGATCCTTCGCGTGCTGCACACCCGTCGCGACCCATCCGCGCTTCGCTAGACTGCGGCGGCGCGCAACAACCTGGGGCGACTCACCGTGATCCATGCCCCGGCATCCACCGGTCAGCGCACGCCCCGCATCAGCTTCAGCACCGGCCGCACCGCCACCAGCAGCGCGGCGCCGAGTGCGATCGCGATGAGCCCGAGCACCGTGAAGTACGGCACCTCGTTCTCGGGGTCGTAGAACTGCGCGAGCCAGCCGGCGATGGCGGTGCCGAGCGCGACGGACAGGAAGTACAGCGCGACCATCTGGGTGTGGAAGCGCTCCGGTGCGAGCTTGGTCGACGCCGACAGCCCCACCGGCGAGATGAACAGCTCGGCGATCGTGAACACGAGCAGGATGCCGATGATCGCCAGCAGCGGCGTCGAGTTGGGCCCGCCGCCGGCGAACGGCAGGAAGAG
This DNA window, taken from Microbacterium invictum, encodes the following:
- a CDS encoding N-6 DNA methylase, with translation MVTGELRRQVDKVWDAFWSGGIANPVEVIEQITYLLFIKRLDDLQLLAEKKASRFGDPVENPIFPVGHDEHAVSPRPYRDLRWSVFTNYSSSEMFDVVSEHVFPWLRRLGAEGSSYARNMRDARFTIPTPALLTKVVDLLADIPMDDRDTKGDIYEYMLGKLATSGTNGQFRTARHIIKLMVDLQQPRPDDVIIDPAVGTAGFLVAAEEHLREHHPEIWADAGSRTHFNGPMFTGYDSDAAMARIASMNMLLHGVDNPTIERADALSEGHPGLDQYSLVLANPPFAGSLDDETVAKDLQKVVKTRKTELLFLVLMVRMLRNGGRAAVIVPEGVLFGSSNAHKAVRKLLVDDHKLDAVIKLPSGTFKPYTGVSTAILLFTKTSSGGTDNVWFYDVRADGMTLDDKRTPIEADDLPDVLARWRSLRPPIGERARRDETSPVFDEPSNPRTAQSFLVPKQEIVDNNYALSLNRYKEIEIEEVEHRSPAEILDELDALELGIQDGLKRLREMLA
- a CDS encoding ribbon-helix-helix protein, CopG family, yielding MAVRKVAITLPEELFEIVERARAVEHRTRSEVIQEALRTHFGEAIFVPSDDERRLLTAALDEAAQSPERTREWSQVRAELRTER
- a CDS encoding type II toxin-antitoxin system RelE/ParE family toxin — protein: MTVRLTDLAAADLAEARNHYRAIADDLDQRFLDRLDLTIARLLAFPQGAPPVDGFPGVRRARMRQFPYGVFYRLDGNDILILRVLHTRRDPSALR